Part of the Desulfovibrio litoralis DSM 11393 genome, TGTTGTTTTTATATACATTATATTGCATCACTTCTGATATATTGTTGTTTTCATCAAAGATCAAAACAGTTGGTTTAATATCATAAAGTTCTTTGGGATTTGTAATATACATTGATGCACTAATTATAACTTCGTCTCCGGGTTGACAGGTACGTGCGGCGGCACCGTTTAAAATGCAACAATTTGAACCCTCTTCTCCATAGATTACATATGTTGAAATGCGGTTTCCGTTTGTTTTATTCCAAATATCTACATACTCAAGGGGATAAATTCCCGCCTTGCGACAATGAACGGGGTCAAGAGTTATAGACCCTCTATAATTTAGGCTTGCATCGGTTATTTTTATACCGTGTAATTTGGCACGGATAATTTTAATCATAAATTTTACCTTTTAAAAATATAAATTATATAAATAAGATATATTTATAAAAAAAGACAAGTCAAGGCATAAAACTAAAGACGCATAAGTTTTGCAACCTATACGTCTTTAGTGGAAATAATATAAATAATGAAATATTATTTATTTAATTTACGTTCTTGTGGGAATATTGGTAAATAGCGATAAGAGAGCGATAATATTAAAGCTCCGTAGGCTAAAATCATAAAACTTGCTGCCCATTCAACCCAGTTTGGGTTATAAAAAGCCCAATTATCAAAAGGCATCATTGGAATAGCCAGAGTTTGGACTGTTTGTACATAACGGTTAATCGTTACGCCAATACAAACCAAAATTGCGGCGGTGTATAGCAGAGTAGGGTTTTTGCGTATTTTTGCGTTAAACAACATATAGCAAGGTACAACGCCACAAATGATCAGTTCTGCAAATAATAGCCAACGTCCATAAATCCAACCGTAAAACATATCGTTAAAAGTAAAACCATGACGTGGTAAAATATTATTAGCCCAAGCCCAAGTATCCATAAACTTAAATACTAAGTAGATTAATAACATTGTGCCTGCGATTTTTGCTAATAACTCTTTGATATTATATTCAACCAACTTTTTCCCGGTAATTTTTTCCATTAAAGAACAAATTAAAATGGTGAAAGTTGGTCCGGAAGCAACGGCGGATAAAATAAACAAAAAGAAAGTCCAAGGCCAGATAAAGAAACCTTCACGAAACGCATATGAACGTCCAAATAAAACACCATACATACCGCCCAAAGAACCTTGGTGGAAGGTAGATAAAAAGGCACCGATTCCGGCAAACAAAGGCATTACAACGTGTAAGTTATGAGCCAAATGGTGATAAAGCGGAATACGGTTTATTTGTTTTTGTTCAAAAACAATTGGAAGATATTCAATAATCAAAACTAAACAATAGCAAGTAATACAAAAGATAACTTCTGTGAGCATGGAGTGAACGTTTGCGTGCCAATAACCAAACCAAGCACGCAAGGGTTGTCCTATATCAAGAACTAAGACCAACATTGCTCCGGAATAACATAAAAAACCAACGATAACTGTTAAATTTATTATGTTTTTTAACGGATCAATATTGAAAATATAGCGTAATAAACCGGTAAAAAAAGCTCCTGCTCCGAGTGCAATTACTGCAAGGTCAAAGGTAATCCAAAGACCGAATCCGAAATAATCGTCTAATCCTGTTGTGCCGAGACCTTGGCTTAATACGAGAAAAGCTGCGTATAATCCCCATAAAAATATAAGAGAAATACCGCCCATCCAGGCTAAAAACTGTGTTAATGAACAGCGTGTACAGCCCTCAGGAAAAAATCTGGCATCAGCAGGGAGGTTGTAGTTAGTTGTTTCCATATATATCTACCCCCTGACCTTTGAATTTAATATGTCATGATCGCCCAATTTTCTTACCCATTCACGAGAAGAAAGGTAATATACTTGGGTTTCTATCCCTAGTTTTGATAACAATCTGAATGCGTTAGGATTTTTAACCAGTTCATGTATTTTATGTTCCGGGTTATTTATATCACCAAAGACGATTGCGTTGTTGGGGCAAGCTTCCGTACATGAAGTAACATAATCGCCGTCGTTAAGTTTTTCCGGGTCTCTGCCTTCAACAATGGCTTTATCTTTCGCCTGCATAAAACGATGATGGCAAAAAGTACATTTTTCAACAACACCGCGTGGGCGAACAGAAACATCAGGAGTCAAAGTTTTATCCATTCCAACCGGCCACTTAGGGTCAAACCAGTTAAAATAACGAGCATGGAAGGGGCAAGCCGCCATGCAATATCTGCAACCTATACAGCGTGGATAAATCTGGCTAACGATACCACCTTCTTCACCCTTCTCTGTTGCGATAACCGGACAGACAGAAACGCAAGGAACTCCGTGAGACCCGCCACATTGTTGACAAGGACGAGGCAAATAAGCAATATCGTGATCCGGATATGCCTTTTCGTTGGAAAGTTCGTAAACTAAAAGCCAGTTTAAGACGCGTGTTTTATTTGAAGCATCGGCTACGGGAGCAAGATTGTTTTCCGCTTGGCATGAAACCATACAAGCCCCACAACCTGTACATTTATCGAGGTCTATAGCCATACCCCATTTGACTTTAAATTCTTTTACTGATGACATGGTTAACCTCTTTCAGCTTTAACGCCGGTTTGAGTCCAAGTTGTGATATTCGTTCCCGGCTCTGTGTTTATTGACATTATCTCCATCGGATTATAGCCTTTGTTTTGGCTAAATTCATCAAATGCAGAGTGTCCAAAACCAAGTTTTATGCCAATAGCGTTATTAACTATGCCCTCAAAGAGATGTACTCTTGCTCTAAGGTTTTGTTCCGGGTTGTTTGTATTGGTTATTTTTATCGGGCTACCTTCAATAAAACCTAATCTGTCAGCAGTTGTTTTATTTAAAAATACAAACATCTCCTTACCTTTCAATTGGTTGGCAGGGATAGTTTTTGTGTTGAAAGGAGGAATTCCCGTTACTGAGACACCCATATTTAAAGTAAACTGAGGAGCCAAGACAAGTTCTTGAGGGTCTTTAGCTTTTTGAGGTGTTATGCTTTTAATAAGGTCGGCGTTAAGCTCTAAAGCTTCGTTTGTTGTCTGATTGTCTATAAAGGCTTTTCCTTGTGCTAATTTTTTAGGGTCAGCACCAAGAGAGTCGATTTTAATTTTTATGGCATCGGCAAGGCTTTTTACATTAAGGCTATAGCCTAAACTTCCGGCTGCTTTTATTAAAATCTCATCAAAAGGACGAGCATCTACAAGAGGCGTTTTTAATACAGGCGTAGTTAAACTGTAAAACAGAGAATTTGCACCAAAAGGAGCATAAGAATCATCGATTCTTTCAAGCCCCATTGGAATAGGGAAGACTAAATCGCAAAGTTCGGCAGTTTCATTTAAGAATGTGCTAAACGAAACTTTAAACTCGACCTTACTTAGAGCTTCTTTAACTTTCGCAGTATTCGGTAAGGCAAAAGCTGGGTTTGCTTCATAAAACAGCATGGCTTTTGGCATTTTTCCACTATTCATATAAGCCACAAGGTCTTTTTGTAACAAGTCTTGAAGCTTAGTCGCACCACTCATAATATCGGCTTTATTGGCAACAGACTTAATTCCGCCATCAGCGTTTAAACCAGATAACATCAAGTTAAGAGTAAAGCCCAAGACAGATGGAGCCGTTCCGCCACCTTGACTAAAACCTGAACCGCAAATTATCAGAGGTTTTTTGGCTTTGCTTAATTCCAAAGCTATTTCTTTAATCTTTTCGGCAGGGGTTTCTGTGAGTGCTTGTACTTTTTCCGGGCTATATTCTTTAGCTAAAGCCTTAAACTCATCAAAACCTTGAAGGTCGGCATTTTTCCCAAGAGCAATCAGTTGATTGGCGATTCCTAGGGCAAGTATTGCTTCTGTTCCCGGTTTTAAAGGTAACCAGACATCAGCCCCGGCGGCGGTATTATTTTGCATAGCACCGGCGAAAACATACTTTGCTTTAACATCAGAACTTCCGTTTTCGGAACGTTTTGCAAAAGCCCTGCGGTTACTGACGACTGTTCCCCATGATTCCAAGATATTCGCACCGATTGCCAAAACGTAATCGCTGTTTTCTATGTCGTAACAAGGAATTCCTTTTCCGCCCATAAGAGACCACGCTTTAGTTACATTGGCGTTTTCGCTTGGCATTAAAAAGGTGTCTTGAGAACCTGTTGCGTTTACAAAAGCTGATAACAGTTCTGTTATGCTACTTGTTTCATCACCTGAAATTGCGACAAGCGAGCTTTTGGCTTTTTGTAATTCTTTGGTTAAAGTATCAAAAGCTTCTTCCCAAGTTACTCTAACGAGCTTTCCATCAGGACCGCGTTTTAAAGGAGATTGAACCCTTGAAGGAGAGTAGAGCATTTGTACTTCGGCTGCTGCCAAAGAGGTTAATCCGCCACCTAAAGGGTGTTCTTGGTTTGGTAAAGTTCTTACAGGGCGGTCGTCAACAAGACGCACCATGTATGACAAATTAGACGGACAATATTTACTTACAGTTGGTACAAAGTTATTTGCTCCGGGAATATTTGAAGGTATCCAAGGCCAGTTTTGAGTCCAGATACTGACATCATCAAGTAAACTCCAAGGAACAGGGGTAACGGTAATTCCGGCACCGGCACCGGCGAGAAATTTAATAAAAGTTCTTCTGTTTAAACCCATTTCCGGCCCCCTTATTTATGACAAGTAAAGCATGCATTGTTTGCACGCGCACTGTTTTTAATTTTTGAGTCTCGCAAGTGTGCCGGACGTGCATGACATTCTTCGCATTGCCACATTTTCATTGTTTGAGCACTGTAACCTGTAAGTTTGTTTTGTTTATAAGGTAAATCTTTACCTATAGGGTGGCATGTTGAACAAAGTTCTTTTTCGTCCATTTGTCTATGACAACGTACACAGTTTTCTAGTTTATGTGCAGCATGGCTGAAGAATACATTATCAGGTTGCGTTTGATGAAAAATCCAAGGTACTTCTTTACCTTTTTCTACAAAGTTTTGAAAATAATTACGTTCAGCTTCGCTTTCGCCCATAAGAGAGCTGTGGCAACTTTCGCAGTTAGCTTGAGTTGGTTTTCCGGCAAAAGAACCATCTTCTCTAAAAGCATGACAACTGCTACATTCGAGACCTTGACCTTCAACGTGGGTTTTGTGAGTGAATTCGACCGGTTGTTCTTTTTGACTAAACAAAAGACCCGGAAAAATAAACCAACCAAAAACCAGAGCAACAACAAAACCAACAATAATCGGAGCTTGTCCACAGCATTTTGACGCAGTGCAACAAGGTTCTTTTTTATTGTTGGAAGGTGTACAGGAATTATTTTTTCCTTCCATACCCTTCACCCCTTTTAGTTAGGTAAAATTATAAATACATGAATCTTTCTCATAACTCGTTAATCTCTAAACTGAATTACAGTAAAATGTCAAGTGAGTATAACGGCATAAGATTAAACACTTAGCTTTTGTTCGCTTAATTAACTTAATTTTTTATATATTTTGTTAAATAATATTTTAATTGCTTAAGTTATAAAAATCACATTTACGCTGTGTTGCTTAAATAACAAAGATATACGGTAAATTAAGATGTTATAAAAACTCTGTAGCTGCAAAGCCACAAGCAAACGCCCAATGAAGGTTATATCCGCCAAGTTCTCCGGTTACATCAAGGATTTCTCCGCAAGCGTAAAGGCTTGATACTATTTTACTTTCCAAAGTTTGTGATGAAAAATACTTTGTGTCTGCACCGCCTGTTGCTGCCTCTGCTTTTTTCATTCCTAAACAGCTTGATGGGTTTGCTTGATATGCGTGTATGCGTTGTGTGAGGATATTTATTTCATTTTTAGATAGTTCTGCTATTTTTTTATGTGCGATACTTGTATCTATAAGTTGTTCTACTAATCTTTGGGGCAATAATTTAGCTAAAAAATTTAGTGTTTTTTGTGTGCCTTGTCTTTTTTTTGTTGTTTGACTGGAATCTCTTTCTTGGCTAATCAACTCTAAAATATTTTGTGAAGGTAAAAAGTTTATTAAGATTGCCATTTCCGATTTCCATTTTAGTGAAATTTGCAGGCAGGCAGGACCGGATATTCCGTTATGTGTAAATAATAAATCGGTATGATATTCTTTGTGTAAGGCCTGTTCTTTTTTAGGTAAAAGCCGCGTATCTATTTTAATTTTTACAGGCAACGAGATACCCTGTAAGCCTTTTAGTTCCCAATTATCAGGCATAACAAACGGGGTGAGGACTGGTTTGAAAGGAATTATTTTATGTCCAAAGCTTTTTAATAACTCAACGCCCTTTGAGCTTCCTCCTATTTGAGGGTAGGCGGGGCTACCTAAGGCTATAATTAACTTTTTGGCATAAATTTCAGTATGTTCAAGTTTGACAATAAAACAATCATTATTCTGTTCTTTTTCCACAGCGATAATGTTTTCATTGAGAGCGAGTTTTGTGCCTTGTAAAATTGCACATTGTAACATGGCATCTCTAAGTTGTTTTGCCGGTTTTGTTAAAAATAATTGTCCGTGTTCTCGTTCTTCAAGTTCAAATCCGAAATCACAAATAAATTTTTGTATAAACTCAGAGTCATAACGTGTTAAAATAGATTTGGAAAAATGTTGGTTTTCGCCGTGATAGTTTTGATAAGATATGTTGCGGTTGGTAACATTTCCAAAACCACCTCCGGCGATACAGAGTTTTTGTCCGACGCTTTTGTTGTGATCAACCAAAAGGGTAGAAAAACCTTTCTTGCTACTTTGTATGGCAGACGTTAAACCTGAGGCTCCGCCGCCTAAAATAACAAGGTCAAAAGTTTTTGGCATATATATAAAGTCCTTGTTGTGATATAAATTAATTTGTAATTGCTTAATAAAGCCTGTATCTTTTGAAAAATATTTATGGTTTTATTAATGGGTCAGGTGAAAGTTATGTATAATGATGCTTATAAAAATATAGCGAAATATTATGATTTTTTTACAAATCGTCTTTTAACCGAGTTGCGAAAGCAAGTTGTTTATATATGTAATAAATATTCTTTTCAACAGATTCTTGATTTGGGTTGTGGAACGGGGAATTTGGCTTTTCAGTTAGTAGAAGACAAAATTAAAACCATCGGCGTTGATGCCTCTTTGGCTATGTTAAAAGAAGCTCAAAAAAAAATACTAAAAAATAAAACAGGGCTAAATTTTCAAGAGAGTTTAAATAATAAACCTATTTTTTTAGGTTCAGACATAACCAAACTTCCCTTTAAAGACAATAGTTTTGATCTTGCAATAATTTCCTTGGTTTTGCATGAAACAGAAGCCGATATTGCTAAGACTATTGCGGAAGCCTTGAGAGTTTCAGATTATATTTTATTGGCAGACTATCATCTTCCTGAAAGAAATTTAGAAGTTCCGTTTTTTTATTTTGTTCATTTTATAGAAAGGATAGCAGGAAAAACACACTATTTTAATTTTAAAAGATTTATGAAAAAGGGCGGTTTACAAGGACTTATACAAAGGATTTGCATAAAACATAATTTAATAATTTGTGAAGATATAAGTATATGTTATGGCGTGTTGGGTGTTGTTGTTTTAAAGAAAAAAGCTTAGATTTTGGCGTTAATACTGCTTTTATAAAGAGTATCAACTTTATTTTTATGTATACTTGACAGATCAGGTAAAGCAAGCATAAAAAGAGTAGCTAACAAGCTTAAAAATGATTTTTGAAATTTTTATAAACTATAAGAACTTTTAAAATCTTTATGACTTGTTGGCGTATAGGTATGATTAGTAATTGTATATAACCAGTTTTGGAGTTTTTCATGGACACCCCCCTTATAACTAGAGGTTTAACGTTTGATGATATTTTACTTGTTCCGGCTTATTCGGAAATAACGCCGGATCTTGTTAATGTTGGTACTCAGCTGACAAAAGAAATATCTTTAAATATCCCATTTATTTCAGCAGCGATGGATACGGTTACGGAATCGTCCATGGCTATATCCCTAGCAAGAAACGGTGGTGTTGGAGTTATTCATAAGAATATGTCGATAGAACAACAGCGTCTTGAAATCGAAAAAGTGAAAAAGAACGAAAGTGGCATGATACTCGACCCCATTACGATAAAACCTAATGATCCAGTCGAACATGCCCTTTCTTTAATGAGTGCTTATCGAGTTTCGGGTTTGCCTGTTGTTGAAAACGGAAAGCTAGTTGGTATTTTGACTAACCGAGATGTGCGTTTTGTTAAAAATGCCTCAGCGATCAAGGTTAAAGAGGTAATGACAAGCGAAAATCTTGTTACCGTTCCTATGGGAACTACCCTTGATACCGCCGTTGAACATATGCATAGAAGGCGAATAGAAAAGCTTTTGGTGGTTGAACCGACAACGGGTGAGCTTCGTGGTTTAATTACCATGAAAGATATTGATAAAATAATTAAATACCCCAATGCCTGTAAAGACTCTCACGGTCGCCTCAGGGTTGGTGGAGCAATAGGAGTCGGTACTGACGGTTTAGAAAGAGCAGAAGCTCTACTCGCCGGAGGAGCCGACTTTTTAGTTCTTGACTCTGCTCATGGGCATTCGTCAAATATCTTAAAAGGGATAAGAGCCGTTAAAGACGCTTTTCCTAAAGCACAATTGATTGCCGGTAACGTCGGAACTTACGATGGGGCAAAGGCGGTTTTGGAAGCAGGGGCCGATACGGTAAAAGTTGGTATAGGGCCGGGTTCTATTTGTACTACGCGTATTGTTGCCGGTGTTGGTGTTCCGCAAATTACGGCAATTATGGAAGCTGTTAGAGCGGCAAAAGAACTTGATCGTTGTGTTATCGCCGATGGTGGAATTAAATATTCCGGAGATGTTGTAAAGGCATTGGCGGTTGGTGCAAACACGGTTATGATTGGTTCTTTATTCGCAGGAACGGAAGAAAGCCCAGGTGAGACAATACTTTATCAAGGGCGTACCTATAAAATATATCGTGGAATGGGTTCTATTGATGCAATGAAAGAGGGTAGCGGAGATCGTTATTTTCAAGATAAATCAAAAAAACTCGTTCCCGAAGGAATAGTTGGGCGTGTTCCTTATAAAGGACCGGTTACGGACAGTATTTATCAGCTTGTTGGCGGAGTACGTTCAGGAATGGGCTATGCCGGAGCAGCTTCTTTAAAAGAACTTAGAGAAAAGGCTCGTTTTGTGGAAATTTCATCGGCAGGGCTTAGAGAAAGTCATGTGCATGATGTTATTATTACAAAAGAAGCCCCTAACTATAGAGTTGAAAATAACTAATATTCCGTTCAAAAAGTATAAAGTTAATATGTTGAAATAAAATAACAAATAATCACAACTATTATGTTGTTTAAATAAAAAGAGTTTTTTATGAGTAATAAAGTAATAATTCTTGATTTTGGTTCTTCTACCAGTCAAAACTTAGCCAAAAAGGTTAGAGAACTTGGCGTTTATTCCGAACTTCATCATTGTTTAAAAACAGTTGAAGAAATTAAAGCCTTAAATCCGTCTGCTTTAATTATTACAGGCGGTGTGGAAAGTTTTAAAGACGGAGATATTCCGCCTTTAAATCCTGAATTTTTAAAGCTTGGAATTCCTGTTTTGGGTGTTGCTTTGGGACAAAACGTTATTGCTAACGCTCTTGCTTCTTCAAGCGATAAAGCCAATTTATTCGAAGTGTTGTCTTGTTCCAAAAAAATAGAAGAAAAAGTGAGTGTAAAAAAAGACTCTTTACTTTTTAAAGGTGTTGAAAAAGAGTTCCATGCAGTTGTTTCTCTTGCTGAAAAACTTAAAAAAGTTCCAAGTGGTTTTGACTTGCTTGCCTCAGGTTCTGAGGTTTCCGTGCTTGCTTTGGAATCAGCAGGGCAAAATATTTATACGGTTCAATTTAACCCGGAACAGTTGATTCCTGAACTTTGCGATAAAATCGTTTCAAACTTTTTATTTGAAATCGCAGGCTTACAATCAACTTGGAGTATTCCGCTTTTCACTCAAAAAGCAATTGAAGATTGTCGTAAACAAGTTGGCGACGGCAAGGTTGTTTTGGGTCTTTCCGGCGGTATCGATTCTACGGTTGTTGCGGCTTTGTTACATAAAGCCATTGGTGAAAGATTACATTGTATCTTTGTTGATCACGGTCTTTTGCGTAAATTTGAAGCCGAAGAAGTCGTAGCCTCAATTCGCAGGTTTTTACCCGGTGTTAATCTTAAATTGGTTAATGCACAAGATCGCTTTTTAGATCAACTTGAAGGTGTTGCAGAGCCGGAAGAAAAACGTAGAATTATCGGGCGTATTTTTATTGAAGTATTTGAAGAAGAAGCTCAAGCCGTTAAGGGCGTTGGCTTTTTAGCTCAAGGTACAATCTATCCTGATGTTATCGAGTCTTTTTCAGCTAAAGGAAAGGTTATAAAAACCCACCATAACGTGGGCGGTTTGCCTGAATATATGAAACTTGAACTTGTTGAGCCTTTGCGTGAACTTTTTAAAGATGAAGTGCGTAAGGTTGGTGAAGTTCTTGGTTTGCCTGAGGAATTGGTTTGGAGACATCCTTTCCCCGGTCCCGGAATAGGAGTTCGTCAACTTGGTGCTTTAACTCGTGAGCGT contains:
- the panD gene encoding aspartate 1-decarboxylase; the encoded protein is MIKIIRAKLHGIKITDASLNYRGSITLDPVHCRKAGIYPLEYVDIWNKTNGNRISTYVIYGEEGSNCCILNGAAARTCQPGDEVIISASMYITNPKELYDIKPTVLIFDENNNISEVMQYNVYKNNNHDFNFNILTETDNEE
- the qrcD gene encoding menaquinone reductase integral membrane subunit QrcD, which produces METTNYNLPADARFFPEGCTRCSLTQFLAWMGGISLIFLWGLYAAFLVLSQGLGTTGLDDYFGFGLWITFDLAVIALGAGAFFTGLLRYIFNIDPLKNIINLTVIVGFLCYSGAMLVLVLDIGQPLRAWFGYWHANVHSMLTEVIFCITCYCLVLIIEYLPIVFEQKQINRIPLYHHLAHNLHVVMPLFAGIGAFLSTFHQGSLGGMYGVLFGRSYAFREGFFIWPWTFFLFILSAVASGPTFTILICSLMEKITGKKLVEYNIKELLAKIAGTMLLIYLVFKFMDTWAWANNILPRHGFTFNDMFYGWIYGRWLLFAELIICGVVPCYMLFNAKIRKNPTLLYTAAILVCIGVTINRYVQTVQTLAIPMMPFDNWAFYNPNWVEWAASFMILAYGALILSLSYRYLPIFPQERKLNK
- the qrcC gene encoding menaquinone reductase iron-sulfur cluster-binding subunit QrcC encodes the protein MSSVKEFKVKWGMAIDLDKCTGCGACMVSCQAENNLAPVADASNKTRVLNWLLVYELSNEKAYPDHDIAYLPRPCQQCGGSHGVPCVSVCPVIATEKGEEGGIVSQIYPRCIGCRYCMAACPFHARYFNWFDPKWPVGMDKTLTPDVSVRPRGVVEKCTFCHHRFMQAKDKAIVEGRDPEKLNDGDYVTSCTEACPNNAIVFGDINNPEHKIHELVKNPNAFRLLSKLGIETQVYYLSSREWVRKLGDHDILNSKVRG
- the qrcB gene encoding menaquinone reductase molybdopterin-binding-like subunit QrcB codes for the protein MGLNRRTFIKFLAGAGAGITVTPVPWSLLDDVSIWTQNWPWIPSNIPGANNFVPTVSKYCPSNLSYMVRLVDDRPVRTLPNQEHPLGGGLTSLAAAEVQMLYSPSRVQSPLKRGPDGKLVRVTWEEAFDTLTKELQKAKSSLVAISGDETSSITELLSAFVNATGSQDTFLMPSENANVTKAWSLMGGKGIPCYDIENSDYVLAIGANILESWGTVVSNRRAFAKRSENGSSDVKAKYVFAGAMQNNTAAGADVWLPLKPGTEAILALGIANQLIALGKNADLQGFDEFKALAKEYSPEKVQALTETPAEKIKEIALELSKAKKPLIICGSGFSQGGGTAPSVLGFTLNLMLSGLNADGGIKSVANKADIMSGATKLQDLLQKDLVAYMNSGKMPKAMLFYEANPAFALPNTAKVKEALSKVEFKVSFSTFLNETAELCDLVFPIPMGLERIDDSYAPFGANSLFYSLTTPVLKTPLVDARPFDEILIKAAGSLGYSLNVKSLADAIKIKIDSLGADPKKLAQGKAFIDNQTTNEALELNADLIKSITPQKAKDPQELVLAPQFTLNMGVSVTGIPPFNTKTIPANQLKGKEMFVFLNKTTADRLGFIEGSPIKITNTNNPEQNLRARVHLFEGIVNNAIGIKLGFGHSAFDEFSQNKGYNPMEIMSINTEPGTNITTWTQTGVKAERG
- the qrcA gene encoding menaquinone reductase multiheme cytochrome c subunit QrcA, translating into MEGKNNSCTPSNNKKEPCCTASKCCGQAPIIVGFVVALVFGWFIFPGLLFSQKEQPVEFTHKTHVEGQGLECSSCHAFREDGSFAGKPTQANCESCHSSLMGESEAERNYFQNFVEKGKEVPWIFHQTQPDNVFFSHAAHKLENCVRCHRQMDEKELCSTCHPIGKDLPYKQNKLTGYSAQTMKMWQCEECHARPAHLRDSKIKNSARANNACFTCHK
- a CDS encoding NAD(P)/FAD-dependent oxidoreductase → MPKTFDLVILGGGASGLTSAIQSSKKGFSTLLVDHNKSVGQKLCIAGGGFGNVTNRNISYQNYHGENQHFSKSILTRYDSEFIQKFICDFGFELEEREHGQLFLTKPAKQLRDAMLQCAILQGTKLALNENIIAVEKEQNNDCFIVKLEHTEIYAKKLIIALGSPAYPQIGGSSKGVELLKSFGHKIIPFKPVLTPFVMPDNWELKGLQGISLPVKIKIDTRLLPKKEQALHKEYHTDLLFTHNGISGPACLQISLKWKSEMAILINFLPSQNILELISQERDSSQTTKKRQGTQKTLNFLAKLLPQRLVEQLIDTSIAHKKIAELSKNEINILTQRIHAYQANPSSCLGMKKAEAATGGADTKYFSSQTLESKIVSSLYACGEILDVTGELGGYNLHWAFACGFAATEFL
- a CDS encoding class I SAM-dependent methyltransferase; its protein translation is MYNDAYKNIAKYYDFFTNRLLTELRKQVVYICNKYSFQQILDLGCGTGNLAFQLVEDKIKTIGVDASLAMLKEAQKKILKNKTGLNFQESLNNKPIFLGSDITKLPFKDNSFDLAIISLVLHETEADIAKTIAEALRVSDYILLADYHLPERNLEVPFFYFVHFIERIAGKTHYFNFKRFMKKGGLQGLIQRICIKHNLIICEDISICYGVLGVVVLKKKA
- the guaB gene encoding IMP dehydrogenase codes for the protein MDTPLITRGLTFDDILLVPAYSEITPDLVNVGTQLTKEISLNIPFISAAMDTVTESSMAISLARNGGVGVIHKNMSIEQQRLEIEKVKKNESGMILDPITIKPNDPVEHALSLMSAYRVSGLPVVENGKLVGILTNRDVRFVKNASAIKVKEVMTSENLVTVPMGTTLDTAVEHMHRRRIEKLLVVEPTTGELRGLITMKDIDKIIKYPNACKDSHGRLRVGGAIGVGTDGLERAEALLAGGADFLVLDSAHGHSSNILKGIRAVKDAFPKAQLIAGNVGTYDGAKAVLEAGADTVKVGIGPGSICTTRIVAGVGVPQITAIMEAVRAAKELDRCVIADGGIKYSGDVVKALAVGANTVMIGSLFAGTEESPGETILYQGRTYKIYRGMGSIDAMKEGSGDRYFQDKSKKLVPEGIVGRVPYKGPVTDSIYQLVGGVRSGMGYAGAASLKELREKARFVEISSAGLRESHVHDVIITKEAPNYRVENN
- the guaA gene encoding glutamine-hydrolyzing GMP synthase gives rise to the protein MSNKVIILDFGSSTSQNLAKKVRELGVYSELHHCLKTVEEIKALNPSALIITGGVESFKDGDIPPLNPEFLKLGIPVLGVALGQNVIANALASSSDKANLFEVLSCSKKIEEKVSVKKDSLLFKGVEKEFHAVVSLAEKLKKVPSGFDLLASGSEVSVLALESAGQNIYTVQFNPEQLIPELCDKIVSNFLFEIAGLQSTWSIPLFTQKAIEDCRKQVGDGKVVLGLSGGIDSTVVAALLHKAIGERLHCIFVDHGLLRKFEAEEVVASIRRFLPGVNLKLVNAQDRFLDQLEGVAEPEEKRRIIGRIFIEVFEEEAQAVKGVGFLAQGTIYPDVIESFSAKGKVIKTHHNVGGLPEYMKLELVEPLRELFKDEVRKVGEVLGLPEELVWRHPFPGPGIGVRQLGALTRERLDILRDADRILYEEMWNFGWYRKVWQSFAILLNQQSTGVRNDARTYENVIAIRCVDSVDAMSATFSPLPYDLLGKVSQRIINEVKGVNRVVFDISVKPPSTIEWE